The Sinomicrobium kalidii genome contains a region encoding:
- a CDS encoding RagB/SusD family nutrient uptake outer membrane protein — MKFINKHTYIAALGSIALLLGSSCSDFLDEENKSDYTQENYFQTPEHAEAAINTLYTELRFVSDGSGTYGESPFMMLEFPTGLLNTEVGQSQANRDLRSLTSNAENNYLIYWWERSFRSIANANLAIERIPDIEMNEADKQKLIGQAKFMRAFNYFNLVRIFGDVPLILEPVDANSELLYPERTAQTEVYDVIVQDLLDAEASGLPDTDNTGRVSTGAVKTLLSSVYLTMAGYPLQAGNEYYEMAADKAKEVIDAGGYSLFDDYDKLHDKSFQNRGEFIFQNQYSAGANITNGLTPWLLPRSKGISVFSDEYGVMYPTNAFINSHETGDKRVEEQEFYYTEYPSIDDPDEIVEFGGTYIFKYFNEEAVLSTAQNDLNFTFFRYAEVLLTYAEAGLEAYGPTAEVLEAVNKVRRRAELPEFDASVSREDIWTERFHELAFENKTWFDMVRRRKALDLETGQWEDFVGHEFSYGETLTEKYLLFPIPQREISNNTKLTQNPGW, encoded by the coding sequence ATGAAATTTATAAACAAACATACATATATTGCAGCGCTCGGTAGTATAGCTTTACTATTGGGGAGCTCGTGCTCGGATTTTCTGGATGAAGAAAACAAGTCCGACTACACGCAGGAGAACTATTTCCAGACCCCGGAACACGCCGAGGCAGCCATAAACACGCTTTATACCGAATTGCGGTTTGTTTCTGACGGATCGGGAACCTATGGGGAAAGTCCCTTTATGATGCTGGAATTCCCTACGGGGCTTTTAAATACCGAAGTAGGACAGAGCCAGGCCAACAGGGACCTTCGTAGTCTCACTTCCAATGCCGAAAATAATTATCTTATCTACTGGTGGGAGCGGTCGTTCAGATCGATTGCCAATGCCAACCTGGCCATAGAAAGGATTCCGGATATTGAAATGAATGAGGCCGATAAGCAAAAACTGATTGGACAAGCCAAATTTATGAGGGCATTTAATTATTTTAACCTGGTGCGTATATTCGGGGATGTTCCGCTTATTTTGGAACCCGTAGATGCCAACTCCGAATTGCTGTATCCCGAAAGAACTGCTCAGACAGAAGTTTATGATGTTATTGTTCAGGACCTGCTGGATGCCGAAGCATCCGGATTGCCCGATACGGACAATACAGGAAGGGTAAGTACCGGTGCGGTAAAAACACTGCTTTCCAGTGTATATCTTACCATGGCAGGCTATCCGTTGCAGGCAGGGAACGAATATTATGAAATGGCAGCCGATAAAGCGAAGGAGGTTATAGATGCAGGTGGTTACAGTTTGTTTGACGATTATGACAAGCTCCACGATAAGAGTTTTCAGAATAGAGGGGAATTCATTTTCCAGAACCAGTATTCCGCAGGAGCCAATATTACTAACGGACTTACACCGTGGCTACTGCCAAGATCAAAAGGTATTTCAGTTTTCTCTGATGAATATGGTGTAATGTATCCAACCAATGCCTTTATAAACTCTCATGAGACAGGCGACAAGCGAGTAGAAGAACAGGAATTCTATTATACCGAGTATCCTTCCATTGACGACCCGGATGAGATCGTTGAATTTGGAGGCACGTATATTTTCAAGTATTTCAATGAAGAAGCCGTGTTGAGCACAGCACAGAACGACCTGAACTTTACGTTCTTCCGCTATGCCGAGGTATTGCTCACCTATGCCGAAGCCGGACTCGAAGCATATGGGCCTACTGCAGAAGTACTCGAAGCCGTAAATAAGGTAAGGAGAAGAGCAGAACTCCCCGAATTCGACGCTTCCGTATCCCGCGAAGATATCTGGACAGAGCGTTTCCATGAACTCGCTTTCGAAAACAAGACCTGGTTTGATATGGTGAGAAGAAGGAAGGCCCTCGATCTGGAAACAGGGCAATGGGAGGATTTTGTCGGACACGAATTCTCTTACGGAGAAACTTTGACCGAAAAATACCTCCTGTTCCCCATCCCGCAGAGAGAGATTAGTAACAATACGAAACTGACCCAAAACCCCGGGTGGTAA
- a CDS encoding GH92 family glycosyl hydrolase, with amino-acid sequence MKKKSLTTILFTVVTLFQWTQAQTVMVDQVDNPVDWASPLMGTDSKYSLSNGNVYPAIALPWGMNFWTPQTGKMGDGWAYMYTADKIRGFKQTHQPSPWMNDYGQFALMPVTGELRFNEDDRASWFSHKSEKVKPYYYSVYLADHDVITEITPTERAARFRFTFPETDSAYVVIDALDKGSYVKIIPGENKIIGYTTKNSGGVPDNFKNYFVIEFDKEFEVTNTFNGDQLGDALEMEANHVGAVIGFKTKKGEKVNARVASSFISHEQATRNLEEIGGDDFDTVKKKGRDIWNEELGRIKPEGGTVEQMRTFYSCLYRSLLFPRKFFEYDENGDVVHYSPYNGKVLPGYMFTDTGFWDTFRSLFPFLNLMYPELNAQMQEGLANAYKESGWLPEWASPGLRNVMVGNNSASVVADAYLKIDGKHKYDIETLWEAVVHGANNAGPLTAVGRAGVEYYNKLGYVPYDVGINENAARTLEYAYDDFSIYQLGKALGKPKKEIEIFKKRSLNYKNLFDPETKLMRGKNEDGKFMAPFSLFKWGDAFTEGNSWHYSWSVFHDIQGLIDLMGGKEEFTGQLDKVFSLPPVFDESYYGGVIHEIREMQIVNMGQYAHGNQPIQHMIYLYNYAGEPWKAQHWVRETMNRMYRPTPDGYCGDEDNGQTSAWYVFSAMGFYPVCPATDEYVLGAPLFKKMTLHLQNGNKVVINAPENSDTNRYIHKMNVNGKEYTKNWLSHKALMKGAVIDVEMSDTPNKKRGTEKSDFPYSLSNQ; translated from the coding sequence ATGAAAAAGAAATCTTTAACAACAATTCTTTTCACCGTTGTTACCCTGTTTCAGTGGACGCAGGCACAAACCGTGATGGTGGACCAGGTGGATAATCCTGTAGACTGGGCAAGCCCGCTTATGGGAACCGATTCCAAATACAGCCTGTCCAACGGTAATGTGTATCCTGCCATAGCGCTTCCCTGGGGAATGAACTTCTGGACTCCCCAGACCGGGAAAATGGGCGATGGCTGGGCCTATATGTATACTGCTGATAAAATAAGGGGGTTCAAGCAAACCCACCAGCCTTCCCCCTGGATGAACGATTACGGCCAGTTTGCCTTGATGCCTGTTACAGGCGAATTGCGTTTCAATGAAGACGATCGCGCCAGCTGGTTTTCGCATAAATCGGAAAAAGTTAAGCCTTACTATTACAGTGTTTACCTGGCCGATCACGATGTCATCACAGAAATCACACCCACTGAAAGGGCCGCACGTTTCCGTTTTACTTTTCCTGAAACAGACAGTGCCTATGTAGTAATTGATGCACTGGACAAAGGTTCTTACGTAAAGATCATCCCCGGTGAAAATAAGATTATCGGGTATACCACGAAGAACAGCGGAGGGGTGCCGGATAATTTTAAAAACTATTTCGTTATAGAATTCGACAAGGAATTTGAGGTAACGAATACATTTAATGGCGATCAACTCGGTGATGCCCTGGAAATGGAAGCTAACCATGTCGGTGCCGTTATCGGGTTCAAAACCAAAAAGGGAGAAAAAGTCAACGCCAGGGTGGCTTCCTCTTTTATCAGTCATGAACAGGCAACACGCAACCTGGAAGAAATAGGCGGTGACGATTTTGATACCGTAAAGAAAAAAGGAAGGGACATCTGGAACGAGGAACTGGGCCGTATAAAACCCGAAGGCGGTACCGTAGAGCAAATGCGTACCTTCTATTCCTGCCTTTATCGCTCCCTCTTGTTCCCCCGGAAATTCTTCGAATATGATGAGAACGGCGATGTGGTACATTACAGCCCATACAATGGAAAAGTATTGCCCGGTTATATGTTTACCGATACCGGTTTCTGGGATACGTTTCGTTCCCTGTTCCCTTTCCTGAACCTCATGTACCCCGAACTTAATGCTCAGATGCAGGAAGGATTGGCCAATGCCTATAAAGAAAGCGGGTGGCTACCTGAATGGGCAAGCCCCGGGCTCCGGAACGTAATGGTAGGGAACAATTCCGCATCCGTGGTTGCCGATGCTTACCTGAAAATTGACGGAAAACATAAATATGACATAGAAACCCTGTGGGAAGCCGTCGTACATGGTGCCAATAATGCCGGACCTCTTACCGCCGTAGGCCGTGCCGGAGTGGAATACTACAACAAACTGGGCTATGTGCCCTATGATGTCGGGATCAATGAAAATGCCGCAAGGACGCTGGAATATGCCTATGACGATTTCAGTATATACCAACTCGGAAAAGCCCTGGGTAAACCGAAAAAGGAAATCGAAATCTTTAAAAAACGAAGTTTAAATTACAAGAACCTTTTCGATCCCGAAACTAAACTGATGCGTGGAAAAAATGAGGATGGCAAATTTATGGCGCCCTTCAGTCTGTTTAAGTGGGGCGATGCCTTTACGGAGGGCAACAGCTGGCACTACTCCTGGTCGGTATTCCACGATATTCAGGGACTTATAGACCTGATGGGCGGTAAGGAAGAATTTACGGGCCAACTGGACAAGGTCTTTTCATTGCCTCCTGTTTTTGACGAAAGCTATTACGGCGGTGTCATACACGAAATACGGGAAATGCAGATCGTCAATATGGGGCAGTATGCACATGGCAACCAGCCCATTCAGCATATGATATACCTGTACAACTATGCCGGTGAACCCTGGAAAGCACAGCATTGGGTACGGGAAACCATGAACAGGATGTACAGACCCACCCCGGATGGCTACTGTGGTGATGAAGATAACGGGCAAACCTCAGCCTGGTACGTATTCTCTGCTATGGGATTCTACCCCGTATGCCCGGCAACCGATGAATATGTGCTGGGAGCACCCTTGTTTAAGAAAATGACCCTGCACCTTCAAAACGGAAACAAAGTGGTGATCAATGCCCCGGAGAACAGTGATACCAACAGGTATATTCATAAAATGAACGTTAACGGTAAGGAATACACCAAAAACTGGCTGAGCCATAAAGCCCTGATGAAAGGTGCCGTTATCGATGTGGAAATGTCTGATACACCGAATAAAAAGCGGGGAACAGAAAAATCGGATTTTCCGTATTCCCTGTCTAATCAATAA
- a CDS encoding GH92 family glycosyl hydrolase, with protein MVLLAVISTLFLGCTDKADQKEVTKTGTEEHISMQDLTRYVDPMIGTAKMGHTYPGATVPFGSVQLSPDTDTIPYAVNGKYNPDVYKYCAGYQYDDKTIVGFSHTHFSGTGHSDLGDFLVMPTVGELQINPGTEEHPESGYRSTFSHDNETAEPAYYSVELEDYGIKAELTASSRVGMHQYTFPESDDAHIVLDLMSGIYNYDEKNVWTFVRVENDTLVTGYRQTNGWARTRKVYFAMAFSKPFVKYGQANYDDNVYKGFWRKFDQSENFPEMAGEQIRTYFDFKTEEGEKIKIKFAISPVSTRGALANMKAEIPHWDFDKVKREGRELWNRELNKALVETDSEEDMVNFYTAMYHAFLGPTEYMDVSGKYRGLDMNIHQADGFTNYTSFSLWDTYRALHPLFNLMQPERNSDMVQSMLAHYDQSVHSMLPVWSHYANENWCMIGYHSVSVIADAIVKGNTGFDVERALEACVQTARTGYYDGLQYYMDMGYVPEDKNGASVSKTLEYAYDDWAIAQAAKKLGKDDIYEEFMKRSENYKNVYDKASGFMRPKLSDGSFKKEFDPLDTHGQGFIEGNSWNYSLYVPHAPGTMIEMMGGKARFSERLDSLFTMELPDKYFAKTEDISREGIIGNYVHGNEPSHHVVYLYNWTDTPWKSQDKIRMILKAMYQTGADGLGGNDDFGQMSAWYIFSSLGFYPVAPGSEDYALGSPAVKHADIRMENGNILEITAENQSEENVFVERVEFNGEPLKKPFIKHSDLLKGGTLTFYMTDKPNKALYK; from the coding sequence ATGGTGCTTTTGGCAGTGATCTCCACATTATTCTTAGGTTGTACGGATAAAGCAGATCAAAAAGAGGTGACAAAGACCGGAACAGAAGAGCATATCTCTATGCAAGACCTCACCCGTTATGTAGACCCCATGATAGGCACGGCCAAAATGGGGCATACCTATCCCGGGGCCACCGTACCTTTCGGAAGTGTACAGTTAAGTCCGGATACGGATACCATTCCCTATGCCGTAAATGGCAAATACAACCCGGATGTCTATAAATATTGCGCCGGTTACCAGTATGACGACAAGACTATCGTAGGCTTTAGTCATACCCATTTCAGCGGTACCGGGCATTCCGACCTCGGGGACTTTCTGGTGATGCCTACTGTTGGTGAATTACAAATAAACCCCGGGACGGAAGAACATCCGGAGTCCGGATACCGTTCCACCTTTTCCCATGATAATGAAACCGCCGAACCGGCGTATTACAGTGTGGAATTGGAAGATTATGGCATAAAGGCCGAACTGACAGCCAGCAGCAGGGTAGGTATGCATCAGTATACATTTCCCGAATCGGATGATGCCCATATTGTACTCGATCTGATGTCCGGTATTTACAATTATGACGAAAAAAACGTATGGACCTTCGTACGGGTAGAAAACGATACCCTGGTTACCGGTTACCGGCAAACCAACGGGTGGGCGCGTACGCGTAAAGTATATTTTGCCATGGCGTTCAGCAAACCGTTCGTAAAATACGGGCAGGCTAATTATGACGACAATGTGTACAAAGGCTTCTGGAGAAAGTTTGATCAGTCCGAGAACTTTCCCGAAATGGCCGGAGAGCAAATAAGGACATATTTTGATTTTAAAACGGAAGAAGGTGAAAAGATCAAAATAAAATTTGCAATCTCTCCTGTAAGTACCCGGGGAGCCCTGGCCAATATGAAAGCCGAGATCCCGCACTGGGATTTTGATAAAGTAAAACGGGAAGGCCGGGAATTGTGGAACAGGGAATTGAACAAAGCCTTGGTAGAAACCGATTCAGAAGAAGACATGGTCAACTTTTATACGGCCATGTACCACGCTTTTCTTGGGCCCACCGAATACATGGATGTGAGCGGTAAGTACCGCGGATTGGACATGAACATCCATCAGGCAGACGGGTTTACCAATTATACCAGTTTCTCACTTTGGGACACCTACAGGGCTTTACACCCCTTATTCAACCTGATGCAACCCGAAAGGAATTCGGATATGGTACAGTCCATGCTGGCCCATTACGATCAAAGCGTACATTCCATGCTCCCCGTCTGGTCTCATTATGCCAATGAGAACTGGTGTATGATCGGTTATCACAGCGTATCGGTCATTGCCGATGCCATTGTAAAGGGGAATACCGGTTTTGATGTGGAACGCGCACTGGAAGCCTGCGTACAAACAGCCCGCACCGGATATTACGACGGCTTGCAGTATTACATGGATATGGGATACGTACCCGAAGATAAGAACGGCGCTTCCGTTTCCAAGACACTGGAATATGCTTATGACGACTGGGCCATTGCACAGGCGGCGAAGAAACTGGGGAAAGACGATATTTATGAAGAATTCATGAAACGATCTGAAAATTATAAAAATGTCTATGACAAGGCATCCGGTTTTATGCGTCCGAAACTCAGTGACGGCAGTTTCAAAAAAGAATTTGACCCGCTGGATACCCACGGACAGGGATTTATAGAAGGCAACTCCTGGAACTATAGCCTGTACGTTCCGCATGCGCCCGGAACGATGATCGAAATGATGGGCGGAAAAGCACGTTTTTCCGAACGGTTGGATTCCCTCTTTACTATGGAACTCCCCGACAAGTATTTTGCAAAGACAGAAGACATTTCCAGGGAAGGGATTATCGGTAACTACGTACACGGCAACGAACCTTCTCATCATGTGGTATACCTGTACAACTGGACCGATACCCCGTGGAAATCACAGGATAAAATACGAATGATATTAAAGGCGATGTACCAGACCGGAGCCGATGGCCTGGGCGGTAATGACGATTTCGGGCAGATGAGCGCCTGGTATATCTTCAGCAGTCTCGGATTCTATCCTGTGGCTCCGGGTTCCGAAGATTATGCCCTGGGCAGCCCGGCAGTAAAGCACGCCGATATCCGTATGGAGAATGGCAATATCCTTGAAATCACTGCTGAAAACCAGTCCGAAGAAAATGTTTTTGTAGAACGTGTGGAATTTAACGGAGAACCACTGAAAAAACCGTTTATCAAGCATAGCGACCTATTAAAAGGTGGCACACTTACTTTTTATATGACCGATAAGCCGAATAAAGCGCTGTATAAATAG
- a CDS encoding acyl-CoA dehydrogenase family protein gives MKPDLFEAPDYYQLDDLLSEEHKLVRSASRDWVKREISPIIEDYAQRAEFPKQIIGGLAEIGAFGPYIPQEYGGAGMDQISYGLIMQEIERGDSGIRSTASVQSSLVMYPIWKYGTEEQRKKYLPKLASGEFMGCFGLTEPDFGSNPGGMVTNFKDKGDYLLLNGAKLWISNAPFADIAIVWAKDEAGRVHGLIVERGMEGFSTPETHNKWSLRASATGELIFDNVKVPKENLLSGKSGLGAPLGCLDSARYGIAWGVIGAAMDCYDTALRYAKERIQFDKPIAATQLQQKKLAEMITEITKAQLLAWRLGVLRNEGKATSAQISMAKRNNVEMAIKIAREARQVLGGMGITGEYSIMRHMMNLESVITYEGTHDIHLLITGADITGFTAFK, from the coding sequence ATGAAACCAGACCTCTTTGAAGCTCCGGATTACTATCAACTGGATGATTTGCTGTCCGAAGAACATAAACTGGTGCGTTCTGCATCACGCGATTGGGTAAAACGGGAAATATCCCCCATCATAGAAGATTATGCCCAGCGTGCGGAATTCCCGAAACAAATTATCGGTGGATTGGCCGAGATCGGTGCTTTCGGTCCGTATATCCCCCAGGAATATGGCGGCGCAGGTATGGATCAGATCAGCTACGGGCTTATCATGCAGGAGATCGAAAGAGGGGACAGTGGTATCCGTTCCACGGCATCCGTACAGTCTTCATTGGTCATGTACCCGATATGGAAATACGGAACGGAAGAACAACGCAAAAAATACCTGCCCAAACTGGCATCGGGTGAATTTATGGGCTGCTTTGGGCTCACGGAACCGGATTTCGGCTCTAACCCGGGAGGAATGGTGACCAATTTTAAGGATAAGGGCGATTATTTATTACTGAACGGAGCCAAACTGTGGATATCCAATGCCCCTTTTGCCGATATAGCCATTGTCTGGGCCAAGGATGAAGCAGGAAGAGTACACGGTCTTATCGTGGAAAGGGGTATGGAAGGTTTTTCCACGCCTGAAACTCATAATAAATGGTCGCTGAGGGCATCGGCAACGGGAGAACTTATATTTGATAATGTAAAAGTGCCTAAAGAAAATTTGTTGTCTGGTAAAAGCGGACTGGGAGCTCCCCTCGGGTGCTTGGATTCTGCCCGTTATGGTATAGCCTGGGGTGTTATTGGCGCAGCTATGGACTGTTATGATACAGCCCTTCGGTATGCAAAAGAACGCATACAGTTTGATAAACCCATTGCAGCCACCCAGTTACAGCAAAAGAAACTGGCCGAAATGATCACGGAGATCACAAAAGCACAGTTATTGGCCTGGAGGCTCGGGGTATTGCGAAATGAAGGAAAGGCAACTTCTGCCCAAATATCAATGGCCAAGCGGAATAATGTGGAAATGGCCATAAAAATTGCCCGTGAGGCCAGGCAGGTGCTCGGTGGTATGGGCATCACCGGGGAATACAGCATTATGCGCCACATGATGAACCTGGAGAGTGTGATTACCTATGAAGGGACGCACGATATCCACCTGCTCATTACCGGGGCCGATATTACGGGATTTACTGCCTTTAAGTAA